A section of the Candidatus Krumholzibacteriia bacterium genome encodes:
- a CDS encoding PAS and helix-turn-helix domain-containing protein → MNDQQLSADALPDWIHRLGVATWVSGPDGRILFANERAETMLGTTIPNMIGKPCHEVVGGVDADGQPWCSEHCPVDRMVDADEEIEPYTIRVEGGDGEHWVQLLVIPFEDEKTGGTCLAHCAFNVDKQHLIESYLDRIAARTPLNNEREFDLEKSRLSKREREVLDLLSKDQNLYAISEKLNVSYYTVRNHVQHILGKMGVHSTLEAVALYLLAKANSVEDD, encoded by the coding sequence ATGAACGACCAACAGCTGTCCGCCGACGCCCTTCCCGATTGGATCCACCGCCTCGGGGTGGCGACCTGGGTGTCCGGCCCCGACGGCCGGATCCTCTTCGCCAACGAGCGCGCCGAGACCATGCTCGGGACCACGATTCCGAACATGATCGGCAAGCCCTGCCACGAGGTCGTGGGGGGCGTGGACGCCGACGGCCAACCCTGGTGCTCGGAACACTGTCCGGTCGACCGCATGGTCGACGCGGACGAGGAGATCGAGCCCTACACGATTCGTGTCGAGGGCGGTGACGGCGAGCACTGGGTCCAGTTGCTGGTGATCCCGTTCGAGGACGAGAAGACCGGTGGCACGTGCCTGGCGCACTGCGCGTTCAACGTGGACAAGCAGCACCTGATCGAGAGCTACCTCGATCGCATCGCCGCCCGCACTCCGCTCAACAACGAACGTGAATTCGATCTCGAGAAGAGCCGCCTGAGCAAGCGCGAACGCGAGGTCCTCGATCTGCTGTCGAAGGACCAGAACCTCTACGCCATCTCCGAGAAGCTGAACGTGAGCTACTACACCGTGCGCAACCACGTGCAGCACATCCTCGGCAAGATGGGTGTGCACTCCACGCTCGAAGCCGTGGCTCTGTACCTTCTGGCGAAGGCGAACTCGGTGGAGGACGACTAG